A genomic segment from Lates calcarifer isolate ASB-BC8 linkage group LG13, TLL_Latcal_v3, whole genome shotgun sequence encodes:
- the vps13a gene encoding vacuolar protein sorting-associated protein 13A isoform X3: protein MVFESVVVDVLNRFLGDYVVNLDSSQLKLGIWGGDAILKNLEIKENALSQLDIPFKVRAGHIGRLELKIPWKNLYTQSVEATLDGVYLLIVPTASIKYDAEKEEKQLQEARQRELQRIEETKLKAAEQENPKLEKQDTFVEKLVTQVIKNLQVKISNIHVRYEDDVTNPNCPLSFGVSLKNLSLQTADKNWKPSLLDENSRLFFKLVRLDSLFAYWNVNSALFSNHSADEALRCLQSSMEIHSSLPASHDFIFRPISADAKLRMNPRSDVDFSSPKVDLMVNLSEVAIELNRPQYISILELLGSVDMMSRNLPYRKYRPMVHVHKNARIWWKYVITGILEVDVKPRLHMWSWQHIRRHRRTVKKYRELYKTKITSKKPSEELLKQLEEPEKTLDIFNITLARQQAEVEASKAGLRIYRPGLKMEEEESEGWFSWMWSWGGEAETQKKEVKTGGFDELLTPAEKAKLYTAIGYSEIAANPNLPKNFEDMKVNFHMERLSVSIKDNKDKNEIIRLTVGELQSTLTQRPGAQAIKLTAQLSLFEVTGLASKRPAPTLLSSRKAATGAGTPLLCILFETNPLDESANQRLHVESQPLEIIYDAITVNSMSAFFMPPDDLQLDELTNATLMKLEQFRDRTATGLMYVIETQKVLDLKVNLMASYVIIPQTGFYNGTQNILLLDLGHFQMSSQSRKGLPQLSVCSSNIEDIMSRAYDSFDIQLSSLQFLYSKPDGDWKKARKQKQSLLHILEPVDLKVDFSRAMVVKDSRMAKYKMSGELPLLSLRISDDKLRSVLELVESIPLPESRPAARSTGSSSTPRPKQFTPQLTPRRPLNLADQRSSVMFESCETISITSLGSEEDLFYDAPSSPIGDKPFFPDNPMPLRYGDLHKRKSLIKEDTQKNMTDFIMKFEISEFSVQLCRLSGGQEVTVLHLDIEGLGTELKLRTFDMTSNTYLREICLKCPEYMDSEDKQVQLITTLDNTEVDLLTLEYIKADKNGPEFKSLHNNTEQLIKVTFSSLDVHLHTEALLNTMNFLNNLLPPSTKKEGGQEELPTIPEEEEVEAEREGEKKEGAALTRKRSTKSSKFKDVVNLHIRADLRCLKVFIRGQKARISEISIEGLVSEVLMRKKDMEVLANLKNIVILDCDKDALYKKAVSIADKEVFAFRMVNYTDATEGDAYLDMSKVDTLVTLTVGCIQVIFLNKFVSSILAFINNFQEAKEALAEVTVQAAEKAASGVKELAERSTRIALNVHFNAPVIFLPQSSSSSNVIVADLGLLSVKNRFSKQPFKSDAKIPPVVDIMTVKLTDLKMYRTTYINGGFQGETQLLKPVSLDLEIQRNLSSNWYHSIPDIEITAHLKPMSLILSQDDMIVVLRTLSENLSEKSDAVPPSAPPPTTDHSSDSVSNKESQGSGTTGPTSSNTVVIAAVVETQKNSKLKNTLKLDFKFDSMTLVVFSPNGNEIQLLDSHDEQLKLAEFTLGTISTSVHMYSDGSMKASVRLAACLLDDKRPRIKMVTPRMMAMRPGAEDNMMVEVNYRQGREGTTLDTVVQDVYLCASMEFLLTVADIFLKATQQGFAEVPQHKSSSAAGEKKNINSSVTSKESTAPPAVVSKTEMNVVVRNPEIVFVADLTRADAPALVMTTQCELVMKSGAEGSQMTAVIKDLKVVACPFLREKRKNNVTTVLQPCQVFFKSTQTPTTPQAMEVSINALTLKVSPIIINTVITIQSALTPAAETPEELDSPVPVDLWEKQGWKELKLWFLEEEGDEDTRSLVPLIPQGESLEVTIKSICLTLEAGVGHRTVPMLLAKSSFQGDVTNWSTLINLHSELNLEVHYYNEMMGVWEPLLEPLEDETRDGFRPWRLELKMKKKPVKYTGLSDEVDYNVPDYKTVIVISSKDQLNITLSKCGLAMLSNLGTAFAEAAKQTSECFQKDEAPFVVKNHLGLPVAVRHSEMFCPIGHKNTNCIVKLQDGETLGMDYSTTTESDQFSAMISLSGKDYFIQPTPVGHTSASVIPLIKVGRGMYSVMHKESGVTRFLVCQISSVEGSKYIKIRSPFQIINHFTIPIRVFEGSTCLGPALPTEEFCVPLDSYRSELSLQPITEDDDDNQLAQFECSEGFSYEDFSNQQPETRLQQTCRRRGNQGGVMMINIVPVKDTVTFKHTGDIGENFDVPFVLHLWPSVLLRNLLPYPITYELKDSGASAPEATLDPGHSAQLQTAVINQSRLSLRLLNYLAQDWSSEYSLQSDQEEITFIVFQSLREDDEDECDGTERKRAELDIAVHVKYDHGQTVIAIHSPYWMVNKTGRLLQYKADDIHRKHPLDYDMPLLFSFKPRYFLRNNKVSLMISDSELSDDFSLDTVGSHGDVKCKGRYKDYLVGVKIDASSFSLTRIVTFVPFYMLVNRTKHSVFICEEGQDNWTEAQPEQSAIPFWPENDTKRLKIKVEGCLSPPRTIDFTRPENCLLLRLDNSVGGITVDVNLSEHSATIRFSEYHDGAAPFLIINHTKDQTLQIHQSNRTETTWVADELLDLSFSVEEDSSQKATEQEELEPGKAVHYTWAEPTGSRELCWTCGTYSGKLKSEEDLRKDMNNEGKLFVISFYEGLQRVVLFTEEQRIYKLLCESEKAQLAEQEIILSLKSMGVSLVNNSSSQEVSFIGITSSDVVWEIKPKKKNRWKTMSTKEAEMLENSFKEYIESSPVDNAIVDLEHSYQVSFTPNGMDMRMLEPCDAPLRRHFLPGVKVEYSVSPRQRSYRVQIHRIQIQNQLPGAIFPYVFYPVKLPKSITMDSEPKPLTDISIVTRAAGRSDISRIKYFKVLIQEMDLKLDLGFLYAILDMFTPENASITTSEQEVELFEKDIEYIKTELNHVSAADTTPISLYEYFHISPIKLHLSFSLSTGGEDGLKEKRDTELIPVQSLNLLLKSIGATLTDVQDVVFKLAFFELTFQFCTTQQLQWEVIRHYSKQAIKQMYVLVLGLDVLGNPFGLIRGLSEGVEAFFYEPYQGAIQGPEEFVEGMALGVKALVGGAVGGIAGAASRITGAMAKGVAAITMDEEYQQKRREAMNKQPSGLREGLTRGGKGLVSGFVSGITGIVTKPIKGAQKEGAAGFFKGVGKGLVGAVARPTGGIIDMASSTFQGIKRAAETSQDVESLRPPRFIHEDGVIRPYKEREGIGSQMLQRSLLYSEWRRTGTEDEGDEENG, encoded by the exons agaaCCCCAAGTTAGAGAAGCAGGACACCTTTGTGGAAAAGCTTGTCACTCAGGTCATCAAAAACCTGCAAGTCAAGATCTCTAACATCCATGTACGGTATGAGGACGAT GTCACCAATCCAAACTGTCCTCTGTCATTTGGAGTGTCACTTAAAAACCTTAGCCTTCAG acagcTGATAAGAACTGGAAACCCAGTCTTTTGGATGAAAATTCCAGGCTTTTCTTCAAG CTGGTTCGACTAGACAGCTTGTTTGCCTACTGGAATGTCAACTCAGCGCTCTTCTCCAATCACAGTGCAGATGAGGCCTTG CGATGTCTCCAGAGCAGCATGGAAATCCACAGCTCTCTTCCTGCCAGCCATGACTTCA TTTTTCGTCCGATATCAGCGGATGCTAAACTACGGATGAATCCCAGGTCAGACGTGGACTTCTCCTCTCCTAAAGTGGACCTGATGGTCAATCTCAGTGAGGTGGCCATTGAACTCAATAGACCCcag TACATTAGCATCTTGGAGTTGCTGGGCTCAGTGGATATGATGTCCCGGAACCTGCCATACAGGAAGTACAGACCCATGGTCCATGTTCACAAGAATGCTCGTATATG GTGGAAGTATGTGATTACAGGCATCCTTGAGGTAGATGTGAAGCCACGTCTCCATATGTGGTCATGGCAGCACATTCGCAGACACCGGCGGACGGTCAAAAAATACAGAGAGCTCTACAAGACAAAGATCACCAGCAAGAAACCCAGCGAGGAGCTGCTCAAACAACTAGAG GAGCCTGAGAAGACCTTGGATATTTTTAACATCACATTGGCCAGGCAACAGGCTGAAGTGGAG GCAAGCAAGGCAGGCCTGCGTATTTACCGCCCAGGGttaaagatggaggaggaggaatctGAGGGTTGGTTCAGCTGGATGTGGAGCTGGGGAGGAGAggctgaaacacaaaaaaaagaagtcaagaCTGGAG GTTTTGATGAGCTCTTAACCCCTGCTGAGAAAGCCAAACTCTACACTGCCATTGGATACAGTGAAATTGCTGCTAATCCCAACCTGCCAAAGAAT tttgaGGACATGAAGGTCAACTTCCACATGGAGAGGCTGTCTGTGTCCATCAAAGACAACAAGGACAAAAATGAGATCATCAGGCTGACTGTTGGAGAACTCCAgtccacactcacacagagaccTGGAGCACAAGCTATcaa ACTCACAGCCCAGCTAAGTTTGTTCGAGGTCACTGGCCTGGCCAGTAAACGGCCTGCACCAACCCTCCTTTCATCAAGGAAGGCAGCTACAGGAGCAGGGACGCCACTGCTTTGCATCCTGTTTGAGACCAACCCGCTGGATGAGAGCGCTAACCAGCGGCTTCATGTTGAATCACAGCCCCTGGAAATTATCTATGATGCA ATAACCGTGAACAGCATGTCAGCATTCTTCATGCCTCCTGATGACCTGCAGCTGGATGAGCTCACCAACGCAACCCTGATGAAACTGGAACAGTTTAGGGACCGCACAGCCACTG GTCTAATGTATGTGATTGAAACACAGAAAGTTCTCGACCTAAAGGTGAACTTGATGGCCTCCTACGTCATCATTCCACAGACTGGATTTTACAACGGCACCCAGAACATCCTGCTTTTGGATCTTGGTCATTTCCAG atgtCCAGTCAAAGCAGGAAGGGTCTgcctcagctgtcagtttgCTCCAGCAACATTGAAGACATCATGTCAAGAGCATATGACAGCTTTGACATACAGCTTAGTAGCCTGCAGTTCCTTTATAGCAAACCAG ATGGTGACTGGAAAAAGGCCcgaaaacagaaacagtcactGCTCCACATCCTAGAGCCAGTGGATCTAAAAGTGGATTTCAGCAGGGCGATGGTCGTCAAAGACTCCCGCATGGCAAA GTACAAGATGTCTGGGGAGCTTCCTCTGCTGTCTCTACGTATTTCTGATGATAAACTTCGAAGTGTTTTGGAGCTGGTTGAAAGTATCCCCCTGCCTGAGAGCAGACCTGCTGCACGCAGCACTGGTTCCTCCTCCACTCCAAGG ccaAAACAGTTCACGCCCCAGCTCACTCCCAGAAGACCTCTCAACTTAGCTGACCAGCGCTCCTCAGTCATGTTCGAGTCATGTGAGACCATTAGCATCACCTCTTTGG GGTCAGAGGAAGATTTGTTCTACGATGCTCCCAGCTCTCCCATTGGTGATAAACCATTCTTCCCAGACAATCCCATGCCGCTGCGCTATGGCGACttgcacaaaagaaaaagcctTATCAAGGAAGACACTCAGAAGAACATGACTGACTTCATCATGAAGTTTGAAATCAGTGAG TTTTCTGTTCAGTTGTGTCGTCTGTctggaggtcaggaggtcacAGTGCTCCATTTGGACATAGAAGGTCTGGGCACTGAGCTGAAGCTGCGCACCTTTGACATGACATCAAATACGTACCTTCGAGAGATCTGCCTCAAGTGTCCTGAATACATGG ATTCTGAAGACAAGCAGGTTCAGCTGATAACCACCTTAGACAACACGGAGGTTGACTTGCTCACTTTGGAATATATCAAA GCTGATAAGAATGGCCCTGAGTTCAAGTCTCTACACAACAATACAGAGCAGCTCATCAAG GTGACCTTTTCATCCCTGGATGTTCATCTACATACAGAGGCTCTCCTCAATACCATGAACTTCCTCAACAACCTCCTTCCTCCATCCACTaagaaggagggagggcagGAAGAACTCCCCACTATCcctgaggaagaagaggtggaagcggagagggagggagagaagaaggagggggCTGCTTTAACCAGGAAAAGAA gtACAAAGAGTTCAAAGTTTAAAGATGTGGTGAATCTGCATATCAGGGCCGATCTCCGCTGTCTGAAGGTTTTCATTCGGGGACAGAAAGCCAGAATCTCTGAGATCAGTATTGAGG GTCTTGTTTCTGAGGTCCTGATGAGGAAGAAGGATATGGAGGTTCTGGCCAACCTGAAGAACATTGTGATCCTAGACTGTGATAAAGACGCCTTATATAAGAAG GCTGTGTCTATAGCAGATAAGGAAGTGTTTGCATTCCGCATGGTGAACTACACAGATGCAACAGAAGGAGACGCCTATCTGGACATGTCTAAAGTTGACACGCTTGTTACACTAACTGTGGGATGCATTCAGGTCATCTTCCTCAACAAGTTTGTCTCTTCAATATTG GCATTCATCAATAATTTCCAGGAGGCCAAAGAGGCTCTGGCCGAGGTGACAGTCCAAGCTGCAGAAAAGGCAGCGTCAGGTGTGAAGGAGCTGGCTGAGCGAAGCACCCGAATCGCTCTTAACGTCCACTTCAATGCGCCAGTCATCTTCCTCCCCcagtcctcctcttcctccaacGTCATTGTAGCTGACCTCGGTCTGCTGTCTGTCAAGAACCGTTTTTCCAAGCAGCCATTTAAAAGTGATGCTAAGATCCCGCCTGTTGTGGATATAATGACTGTGAAACTGACTGACCTCAAGATGTACAG GACCACATACATAAATGGAGGGTTTCAGGGAGAGACCCAACTGCTGAAGCCAGTCAGCCTGGACTTGGAAATCCAGAGAAATCTTTCATCCAACTGGTATCACAGCATACCTGACATAGAGATCACTGCTCATCTAAAGCCCATGAGT CTGATCCTCAGCCAGGATGACATGATAGTGGTCCTAAGGACTCTGAGTGAGAACCTGTCAGAGAAGTCTGATGCTGTCCCaccctcagctcctccacctaCCACTGACCACTCCTCAGACTCTGTATCTAACAAAGAGTCCCAGGGCTCTGGAACCACTGGACCAACCAGCA GTAACACTGTGGTGATAGCTGCTGTTGTCGAGACCCAGAAAAACAGCAAGCTGAAGAACACACTCAAATTAGACTTCAAGTTCGATTCCATGACGCTGGTTGTGTTCAGCCCTAATGGGAATGAG ATACAGCTGTTGGACTCGCATGATGAGCAGCTGAAGCTGGCAGAATTTACTCTGGGCACCATCTCTACCTCCGTTCACATGTACTCTGATGGTTCGATGAAGGCCTCAGTCCGACTCGCTGCCTGCCTTCTTGATGACAAGAGACCCAGAATCAAGATGGTCACCCCAAG GATGATGGCGATGCGTCCAGGTGCAGAAGACAACATGATGGTGGAGGTGAACTATCGTCAGGGCCGTGAAGGCACCACGTTGGACACAGTGGTGCAAGATGTGTACTTGTGTGCCAGCATGGAGTTCCTGCTCACTGTGGCAGATATCTTTCTCAAGGCCACCCAGCAGGGTTTTGCTGAAGTGCCGCAACACAAGAGCAGTtctgcagcaggagagaaaaagaacattaaCTCCTCTGTCACATCTAAAGAGTCCA ctgcacCTCCAGCTGTGGTGTCAAAGACAGAGATGAATGTTGTGGTGCGTAACCCGGagattgtgtttgtggctgACCTGACGCGTGCTGATGCCCCAGCCCTGGTAATGACCACGCAGTGTGAACTAGTGATGAAAAGTGGAGCAGAGGGATCACAGATGACTGCTGTTATCAAGGACCTTAAG GTAGTGGCATGTCCCTTcttgagagagaagaggaaaaacaatgtGACTACAGTGCTGCAGCCGTGCCAGGTGTTCTTCAAGAGTACTCAGACCCCAACCACCCCTCAAGCTATGGAGGTTTCCATCAATGCTCTCACACTGAAG GTATCTCCAATCATCATTAACACAGTGATCACCATCCAGTCGGCACTGACTCCCGCAGCGGAGACCCCTGAGGAGCTGGATAGTCCTGTTCCTGTTGACCTGTGGGAGAAACAGGGCTGGAAGGAGCTCAAACTCTGGTTCCTAGAGGAAGAGGGGGACGAGGACACAAGGTCACTGGTCCCACTGATACCACAGGGAGAGTCATTAGAG GTTACCATCAAATCAATCTGTCTGACACTGGAGGCTGGTGTGGGACATCGCACTGTCCCCATGCTTCTGGCCAAGTCCTCCTTCCAAGGAGACGTCACAAACTGGTCCACACTCATTAACTTACACAGTGAACTaaacctggag GTTCACTATTACAATGAGATGATGGGAGTGTGGGAACCTCTGCTGGAACCCTTAGAGGATGAGACAAGAGATGGTTTCAGACCATGGAGACTTGAACTGAAG ATGAAGAAAAAGCCAGTGAAGTACACGGGTTTGTCAGATGAAGTGGATTACAATGTTCCAGACTATAAGACAGTCATTGTCATCAGCAGTAAAGACCAGCTCAACATCACACTCTCCAAATGTGGATTGGCCATGCTGAGCAACCTGGGCACG GCATTTGCAGAGGCCGCCAAACAGACATCCGAGTGCTTCCAGAAGGATGAAGCTCCATTTGTGGTGAAAAACCATCTGGGCCTGCCAGTGGCTGTCCGGCACAGTGAGATGTTTTGTCCCATCGGCCATAAGAACACCAACTGTATTGTTAAGCTGCAGGATGGGGAAACCCTCGGGATGGACTATTCAACCACAACAGAGTCCGACCAGTTCTCCGCCATGATCTCCTTGAGTGGAAAGGACTACTTCATACAGCCTA ctccagTGGGCCACACCTCAGCCAGTGTGATCCCCCTGATCAAGGTGGGCAGAGGAATGTACAGTGTAATGCACAAAGAGTCAGGAGTCACACGTTTCCTGGTGTGTCAGATTTCCTCTGTGGAGGGCAGCAAGTACATCAAGATCCGCTCTCCTTTCCAG ATCATCAATCATTTCACAATACCAATCAGAGTTTTTGAAGGATCAACATGTCTGGGTCCAGCTCTCCCCACTGAAGAGTTCTGTGTGCCTCTGGACTCATACAG GTCTGAGCTGAGCCTTCAGCCGATAACAGAGGACGACGATGACAATCAGTTGGCGCAGTTTGAGTGCTCAGAGGGTTTCAGTTATGAAGACTTCAGCAACCAGCAGCCTGAGACACGACTCCAGCAGACCTGCCGTCGCCGTGGAAACCAGGGTGGTGTGATGATGATCAACATTGTGCCAGTAAAGGACACTGTGACATTCAAACATACCGGAGATATTGGGGAGAACTTCGATGTACCCTTTGTGCTTCACCTGTGGCCTTCAGTCCTGCTACGCAACCTGCTGCCTTATCCCATCACCTACGAACTAAAG GACAGTGGTGCCTCTGCTCCTGAGGCCACTCTGGACCCAGGCCACTCTGCCCAGCTACAAACCGCAGTCATCAACCAGTCAAGACTTAGTCTCCGCCTGCTGAACTACTTGGCTCAGGACTGGTCCTCTGAGTACAG TCTCCAGAGTGACCAGGAAGAGATCACCTTCATCGTGTTCCAGTCTCTACGAGAGGATGACGAAGATGAATGTGATGGGACGGAGAGGAAGAGGGCTGAGTTAGACATAGCAGTGCATGTTAAATATGACCATGGGCAGACAGTGATTGCCATCCACTCACCGTATTGGATGGTGAATAAGACAGGCAGGTTGCTGCAGTATAAGGCTGATGATATCCACCGTAAACACCCCCTGGACTACGACATGCCCCTGCTCTTCTCCTTCAAGCCTCGGTATTTCCTGAGAAACAACAAG GTCAGCCTTATGATTTCAGACAGTGAACTCTCTGATGATTTCTCCCTGGATACAGTTGGTAGCCATGGAGATGTGAAATGTAAAGGCAGATATAAAGATTACCTG GTTGGTGTGAAGATTGATGCGAGCAGTTTCAGTCTGACCCGCATCGTGACCTTTGTGCCATTTTACATGCTGGTCAACAGAACCAAGCACAGTGTCTTCATCTGTGAAGAGGGGCAGGACAACTGGACTGAGGCACAGCCAGAACAG TCCGCTATTCCTTTCTGGCCTGAGAACGACACCAAGCGGCTAAAGATCAAAGTGGAAGGTTGTTTGTCACCTCCTCGGACTATTGACTTCACACGACCAGAGAACTGCCTGTTGCTGCGTCTCGACAACTCT GTGGGTGGGATCACTGTAGATGTGAACCTATCAGAGCACTCAGCCACAATCCGATTCTCAGAGTACCACGACGGCGCGGCTCCTTTCCTCATCATCAACCATACCAAAGACCAGACTCTTCAGATTCATCAGAG CAACCGGACAGAAACCACGTGGGTGGCTGACGAGCTGCTCGACCTCTCCTTCTCAGTGGAGGAGGACAG CTCTCAGAAGGCaacagagcaggaggagctggagcctGGGAAAGCTGTGCACTACACCTGGGCTGAACCCACCGGGTCCCGAGAGCTTTGCTGGACGTGTGGCACCTATAGCGGGAAGCTGAAGAGTGAGGAG GACCTCCGCAAGGACATGAACAATGAGGGAAAACTGTTTGTGATCTCCTTCTATGAAG GTCTGCAGCGCGTTGTGCTGTTCACTGAGGAGCAGCGTATCTACAAGCTGCTCTGTGAGAGCGAGAAGGCCCAGCTGGCTGAACAGGAAATCATCCTGTCGCTGAAGAGCATGGGTGTGTCTCTggtcaacaacagcagcagccaggaggTTTCCTTTATTGGGATCACAAG CTCTGATGTGGTGTGGGAAATAAAGCCTAAGAAAAAGAATCGGTGGAAGACTATGAGCACTAAAGAAGCGGAAATGTTGGAGAACAGTTTCAAAGAGTACATTGAATCTTCACCTGTTGACAATGCCATTGTCGACCTGGAACACAGCTACCAG GTGTCCTTTACTCCCAATGGCATGGATATGCGGATGCTGGAGCCGTGTGACGCTCCTCTCAGGAGGCACTTCCTGCCTGGGGTGAAGGTGGAGTACAGCGTCTCACCACGACAGAGATCTTACCGTGTCCAAATCCACCGCATACAG ATCCAGAATCAGCTGCCAGGAGCCATCTTCCCCTACGTATTTTACCCTGTAAAACTGCCAAAGTCTATCACCATGGACTCAG AACCCAAACCTCTGACTGATATCAGCATTGTAACCCGAGCAGCAGGACGCTCTGATATCTCTCGCATcaa GTATTTCAAGGTCTTGATTCAAGAGATGGATCTGAAGCTCGACCTGGGCTTCCTGTACGCCATCCTGGACATGTTTACCCCTGAGAATGCCAGCATCACGACCTCAGAACAGGAG GTGGAACTGTTTGAGAAGGATATAGAGTATATAAAGACAGAACTGAAccatgtttctgctgctgacacCACTCCTATCAGTCTCTATGAGTACTTCCACATTTCCCCCATCAAG CTGCACCTGAGTTTCTCTCTGAGCACGGGAGGAGAAGATGGcctgaaggagaagagagacacGGAACTCATCCCTGTCCAGTCCCTCAACCTGCTGCTGAAGAGTATTGGAGCAACTCTCACTGATGTGCAGGATGTTGTCTTCAA GCTGGCCTTCTTTGAATTGACCTTCCAGTTTTGCACCACTCAGCAGCTACAGTGGGAGGTCATCAGACATTATTCTAAACAG gCTATTAAACAGATGTATGTGCTGGTGCTGGGCCTGGATGTGCTTGGAAACCCCTTTGGGTTGATCAGAGGACTGTCAGAGGGAGTGGAGGCTTTCTTCTACGAACCCTATCAG GGAGCCATCCAGGGGCCAGAGGAGTTTGTTGAAGGAATGGCTCTTGGTGTGAAGGCTCTGGTGGGAGGAGCAGTAG GGGGTATAGCAGGTGCGGCCTCCAGGATAACAGGTGCCATGGCAAAGGGTGTCGCTGCCATAACAATGGACGAGGAGTACCAGCAGAAGAGACGAGAAGCTATGAACAAACAGCCCAGTGGCCTGAGAGAGGGGCTGACCAGGGGTGGAAAAGGActtgtgtct ggaTTTGTCAGTGGGATCACAGGGATTGTTACCAAACCTATTAAAG GAGCCCAGAAGGAGGGTGCAGCAGGTTTCTTTAAAGGTGTTGGAAAAGGTCTGGTTGGTGCAGTAGCCAGACCTACAGGGGGCATTATTGACATGGCCAGCAGTACCTTCCAGGGGATCAAGAG gGCAGCAGAGACTTCACAGGATGTTGAATCTCTTCGTCCTCCTCGCTTCATCCACGAGGATGGTGTCATACGACCATATAAGGAGAGGGAAGGCATCGGCAGTCAGATGCTCCAG AGGAGTTTGCTGTACAGTGAATGGCGTAGAACTGGCACAGAGGATGAGGGTGATGAGGAAAATGGCTAG